From the genome of Rhinatrema bivittatum chromosome 11, aRhiBiv1.1, whole genome shotgun sequence:
AAGGCGCTTTAGAAGTTGCCTTCAGCACTGGGGAGCGGGCCAGGCCGGGCCCAGCAAAGCCAGCACTGGGATTTAATTTTCACAGCTCTGGGACCACTTTTCACAGATTTAAACCACATTATTGGCACCTGAAGAGTATATGGGTTAAATAAGCCTCACAGCGCGAGTCTAAAAGCTGCACTCCCCACGCTTTTATCTCTGTACAGGAGAAAGTTTACAAACAGGTTGGTGATTATTTTTCGAAGGTCTTACCATTATAGAGAAGACGAAAGCAACAATGTTGATGGGATAAGCAGGACAGAAACAGGCACAAATGGTAAGCAGCAGGTAATTGCTTGGCATTGGAGGTTCTGGGGCTTCATCGTCGTCAATATTGGTCTCCGGACTACTCTCTAAAGCCCTCTTGATTTCTGAGTTGCAGATGTTTTGAGACATAGAAAGAGCGAAGGAAACGGCAGATTCCAGACCTGTTCCAGTGCTGAAGCGGGAGCGCTCAGGCTGACGCTCTGAAATCCTAGTGGGAGATTCCGACGAGCTGTAACctcatctcccctcctcctgctcAGCAACGGCAAGACCGAGGGCAAAAGAAAGCTCAGACAGTTTTGCTGGTGAAGCTTTAAAACCACTCCTCCTTTCGTAGGGCTAAAAGAAACTGGAGACCGAGCACTGGTCTTAAAAACCAAACCCAAGCCTGCAGACCCCCTCGTGAACTGAAACCGCTCTGGCATGTGCGTATCTAACGCCAGTAAATAGCATTCGTTTGTGGAGACAGTTACCGCAAGATTATTAAAAGGACTTTATAGTTGTGCTTCAGTATTTTCATCTGACCTGTATTATTCACTGCTattcaaaatcaataaaaaaaaacgtTTAAACATAAAGGGGGTCAATATTAAAAAAGGGTAATATGGTAACACACCTCCCCCCTGCAATATACACGAGGACTTCAGCCCATTGGCGCAGAAGTTTGCATTGAAAATTAGAAGCATGGCGTAGGCGTGCAGATTCTGCCTGAAAGGGAGCTGTTGCAAACACGGAAGCACATGTAAATGATTTCCCCACCTCCCAAAATGCCTCTTTGCAGTCTGCAAAGCGAGTAGGTGCTATTTAGCGCATATTTGGTAACAGTGAAATTGCTTCCATCTGTACAACAcccggggtaattttcaaaataccCATATGCATGTGGAAaactgaaaattacctcctaaaatcTACCCTAAACATCACAAAGGGATCAATATTGAAAAACGTTTTGCATGCTTAACTTGGCCAGACAAAAATTGCTAGTTTAAgttaattttaagcatgtaacaGTTACAGAGTAACCcaccagtctgtccagcaaattTTTGGGGGGCAAGaggggggtagtaactgctgctctatgcaggttacctcttttctttatttccatcctttagctacaagggatcctctgtgtttacctcacgcccttttgaattccattaccctTCTTGTCGTCACAACTTCTTCAGGGAGGACATTCAATGCATCTACCACCCGCTCTGTGACAAAATAGTTCCTGAATCTAACCCTTCAGAGTTTCATATCATAACCGCTAATTCTAcagctttttctgtcaataagcaggctgaactAACTATTACCTGTAGGTGTCATCATCTGGCAGCACTGAACAGACTCCTCTgtcatgggccgatacagtaaaaatcgcaggagagcaggtgagcgcccactctcccggcacacacaaaggacactctcctgtgcgcgcgatacagtaaattaatttatttaaattagggttcacggcaaaaagaggcgctagggacactagcgcgtccctagcacctcttttggacaggagcggcggctgtcagtaagtttgacagccaacgctcaattttgccggcgtcggttcttgagcccgctgacagccacgggtttggaaactggacgccggcaaaattgagcatctggttttcaacccgcgagcccattttaaattattttttttttaatgttttactttttttaacttttggggcctctgacttaatatcgccatgatattaagtctgagggtgcacagaaaagcagtttttactgcttttctgtgcacctccccagcgccggcagaaattaacgcctacctttgggtagggcgctaatttttgaaagtaaaatgtgcggcttggcggcTTTTGCGCGGGAATgaataatagggccatcaacatgcatttgcatgttgcgggtgctattaggttcgggggggggggggggggttgtcgcgtattttcgacgcgctattaccccttactgaataaggggtaaagctagcgagtcgaaaacgcacgtccaatcgcgggttaacagtgcgctccgctggcgcgcactgtactgtatcggcctgtcagtagAGCTTTTGCTGTACTGAGAATGCACGGGAATTCCTGCCTGAAGGTTGCTTAATTTCAGTCTTTTCCCTTCTGCACACCAGCACAGATGTTTACCTCGCTCCCTTTTTCAGcgtatatttttttatatttcttgggtttttttctttttaaagttgcCTCAGCACTTTTTTCCAGTGCTGTATTTAAAAGACAGCAGCATATCGGCCTCTCAACTTTTGAAGTGCGCCTAAGGGCAAATGCCACCTCAGCCCCACCGCCCTGAAAGCCTGGGCTCACTGCAGGTGACTACAGGCCCTGTGCACACAAGTTTACCTGCAATTTTCATAAAGCCTGTTTTACCTGCGGAAATGGCTTTTAAAGTTATTCTTCCTGAGGGGAGTTCTCCTGCTGCCTGCATTTCCCAAGCTTTATAGCCTGCCGCTATCCAAAACAGTTGATGCATTAAAGAAAATTACAGTAAGTTGGGAAACTAATATTGACTGCAATATTTCAGAGGAACGGGGGGGATTTTTTGTCAACCAGTGAAGGGAGCTCCATATGTGTTACCAATCAGGAATCTGGATACAAACTTCTGTACCAATGGTATTATACTCCTTCTAAATTAAATAGATGGGCATTCAGGGGGGGGAAATAAGCCTTTATCCATGTTTGGTGGGAATTTCCCATAGTACAGATATATTGGTTGTAAATTTTGTCATGGATCTAGCTGTATACAGGGATTAAATTGCCCTTAGACCCTTTAGGTATTCttttaggacccccccccccccaacatgggGATTTTCGTCCCATTAGAAAGGGGGCTAGTGGCCTAATTAGTCACATGCTAGTTGCTGCTGGACGTAACATGGCTTGTCATTGGAGATCTGTGTCTGTTCCTCCTATGGTGGGAGTGGTTGCCAGTCCATGCTCTGTTGCTTAGCAGTCAAAAGGCTTTGTTCTGCAGGTGAGAAAGTAAGTAGGCTAACTAAGCCTAAAACGGGGACTCGGTGGCACTAAGAGTTGCTGTTTGTTCCCTGGGTGGGGTCTACAGCTGGTGATTGATTAGGAGGCAGAGTTtagcatggggagggggggggaatattgTAGAGCAGTTGGGTGAGGACCTCCACTCCATCTGAGAATTGTGTTGCCCATCAGAGCGCCAGGCGATAGAGATGTACTGGAAGGATGTGGCCAATAGAAACCCTACAGCCTCCGCTATGCAAGCAGACCCTCCGTCTCCACAGATGTGTCCCTGTCTGTGGGGATGAGGatgcttccctttccttttcaccaTGCTAACAAGAATGTACAGATTCTGGTGTTTGCTCAATTACAGCGCtgcaaactccctccactaccaggtgCACCCTGTGAAGAGACAAAAAAACCCGGGCACAATTCTCAAAAGAGCTCAGGGAAAACAGATGGGAGAAGAGAAACAGCCAAGAGGCGAGGAGAAAATCAGAGAACTTCAGAATGCAGAGATAAGCAATCACCTGGAGAGAAAGCTACCAGTAAGATCTAGAGACATCGCAAGACAGAAGATTGGCTCCTATTGATAAGTTTATCAAGGAAAacgtgcccttccccccccccccccctatattttCCCCCGAAAGATTCTAAATGAAAAGTTGCAACTATCTGAGTGATATTACTCCTCCCTCAGTTGACGTACAGAAAATTATCAAAGCCATTGCTGCAGCAAATCACTAGTGGGAACATTTAACCAAATATTGCAGACCTTTAAAACAGCTTATTCCTTTAAACTGCTGTCGCCTGTTGGTGATAGACGGTATTGCATGTAATTTTCAGAGCCTGTTAACTGCATATTTTCCCGGGAAGAATCGAAATGAGAAGTTTCAGTTATTTGAATAATATTACTAATCCCTAAATTGCAGTACAGAAAATTATCAAAACCCAGATTATTGAAAATTATGCAGCCAGTCAAAGCGTCAGGGGATTGGGTtgctcctcttctccccaccccgtGGAAGGATGTGACCAAGAGCAACCCTGCTCCCCCGCTATATGAACAAAGAGCTGAATCAGAATACTTGCCTTTCCTTTTCACCATGCGAATAAGAATATTTAAATTCTGGTGTTTGCCCTCTATGAAGCAACAGAAAACCTCGGCACAATACTGtaagaaggtaacttttaaacaggtgcggaATTCATCAGCCTGTGTctagggatgcggccattttatagcatatgcacaaatatgcacacattttgtAAAATTGACTGACCATATGctcatgtgtgcacaattttaagtgggtgggCACCTATccgcgcaaatgccgcttctaccacataagtggggcgATTTTAGTGGACACATGCTTCGATGCcgtttccagttttcccagttcgcccaggacttccaaaccccctagtttaatatcctcccttctcccctgttagccccaatccttaaaaccccgccagtctgactttattttattacttacaatgtcctccataacagaagtaaagtttcacAGCAGGGGATCCCGGCGCACAcctgtgcgtgtaagtatttatgcgcagatttcaatgtgaaatccaggaacgctcaTGCCCCGCCCACTTTTCACAATGTTTTATTTCTGCACGCAGCGGAAAGTTTATTCCCAGGGAAAACATgccttttttgcatatttttctcTGAAATACAAATGAGAAGTTGCAGCTATTTGAATGATATTTCCTGTCCCTAAATTACAGTAGAGACaattctcctccccaccccgtgGAAGGATACGGCCAAGAGCAACCCAGCAGCCCCAGCTATGCAAATAGTAGCAAATCTACCATCTTGATTTTCTACCTAATTTAATTCCCATTTTTAGTCTGCCACTGATTTCACAGGGGTTATTATTCAGTCACTATGCGGCTGAGTAAGTTAGCTGGAATAACGTATCCGGCTAGCTTGGcctggatattcagcaccactgactatacctggctatctaataattagctggataaatttatccggctagcTTTAGATCCGCTGAATAACAGATCTAACTTattggctaacttagctggataaggctgaatatcagcacatctggctaagttagtcagataagtaactCCACCTCGGTTCCACAACTGCTGATGTGCTAATATCTCACATTGACAAAAAAAGGGATGGAGTGTGGGCctggcatgggcattttggggcctggccaagagaggTATATGCAAGTACGTATGcacctgggcacatgcccaggtatatttgtgtgcaaaattacttctgctatggaggaggtttaAGTCAATTTCAGGtatctatgaagtgtttgagggggtCTGTTGAGACTGCAGGCTTAACGAGCCAGGGGTTTGcaggacctagctgtagactgaGCAAACCAGTGGCCGAAGagatgaaactggtcatggcgtggacacgcacctgttataaaattcccttacTTGCACGGTTGAAAGCTGACAATATGTGGCTGTGCGAGCATACttataaaattaggagcacacatccgtgtgccagggctattttataaccacaCGTATGTGCACACTGGATATAAAATTACTGAGTATCTAGCTGCTTGCCCACACACGCACGTGTTTATGTGCACCCGcacgcctgtttgaaagttaccctttcTGAGCGCAGGGAAAACAGATGTGAGGAGAGAAAAAGCCAAAAGGAGATGAAAAAGGAAGAACTTCCAGCATGCAACGATACAGAGCCACCTGGAGAAAAAGCTACCAATGATATCcggagaccttgcaagactgaagaaTTGCACTACTCTTCGTGCCACTGAGTCCCCGTTTTAGGCTTAGCCTTCTCGCTTTCTCACCTGCAGACCAAAGCCTTTTGACTGCTAAGCATGAATTTTAAACAACAGAACATGGATTGGCAACCACTCCCACCATAGGAGGAACCGATACAGATCTCCAATGACAAGCCATGTTACGTCCAGCAGCAACTAACATGTGACTAATTAGGCTAATAGCCCCCTTTCTAACAGGATGAAAGCTGCTGTCTTGACAGGAAACAATCTCTAGGCAGTAATGAGAAGTGAAGGTCTGGATAGAAGACCATGTAGTTGCTTCACAGATAGCTTCTAAGAAATCAGAGTATAGTTGTGCTAAAGAAGTTGCTGTGGCCTTAACTTGATGGGCCTTTACTTTACTTTGAAAAGACATAGTCCTGCTTGCCTGTAGATCCAAGTAGAAAAAGTTCTCTTTCGTAACTGAAAAACTGATAAGAAACAGACAGTTGTGTTGACTTTCTGTTGGATTGCATTGTTTGCAAATAGAAAAGTAAAGCTTTTCTGCAGTGCAGTATATGAAGTCCCTGCTCACCCTTATGGACATTGGTCATGGAAAGAATGTTAACACAATGgattaatttaaataaaagtgaaaacTCAGATTTGAGAGAAATGTAGAATGAGTTTTGAAAAGTACTTTGATATGAAAGGACCAAATATAAGGAGAGCATGAGACAAGTGCTTGTAatgcatttaaaggtgaattttaaaagctcctacaccagtttaaaagttactgtccttttctttcagcagaaaCAACAGCTACCAAAAACAGGACTTTCAAAGAAAAGAATTTTAGTTTTGATGTTGCCAAGGGTTCAAACACAAATGATGTTTTATGAGCTGAGCATTCAAATTCCAAGGTACATGAggatctgcttcaacggcaggggaggaaatttgacaattcacacatatccagcatagccctctgcttcaacggcaggggaggaaattttgacaattcacgcatgtccagcatagccctctgcttcaacggcaggggagcaagtctgatatttcactttcaatacatagccagcatggctctctgcttcaacggcagggggggaatgaagaaaggtggatctatattcaggcaacaatcaacaaggactgaagtactcagtctgaataaacagataagcatgggtgtagcttgcttattgcggtggttaatacccctaactaaattaagctatttcacttagatgcagttccaacactgctctctacattaatggtgggggtggaagggaaatagaattaaaaaaaaggttactaagagccaagagaaacagataagtatgagaaaaaaaaagtgcgaaagcttgctgggcagactggatgggccatttggtcgtcttctgccgtcatttctatgtttctatgatctctTATTGCAGGTTTCAGATTAGTGAGAACTTTAATAAATTTGGCAACTGTAGGCTGGTAGGAAATAGCAACAGCTTTCATATTCTCATGGTAGGCTGCTGTGCAACTAAGGTGAACTCTGCTGAGTTTTCAAACCAGAGTTGGAAGGGCTCAGTGAATATTAAAGTAAAAGAGGAATGGGACCCTTAAAGAGGTCATGTTTGAATTTTGAGCACCAAGTAGTAAATCTTTTTCAATTTAAACTGTGGGATTTTTTTGATACAGTATGTTCTTGAAACAAAGAGAATTTCTTTATTCCTGTAGTCAACTGAATGGATGAAATTAATTAACTTTCCACATCCAAGCCATCAGGGCGAAAGACTGAAAGTTAAGATGCAGTAGATTCCATTGCACCATGATTATGGATGGAAATATCCGCAACCTTATTGGTAGTTGAACAGATGTTGAAGCCAGGGAAATCACAGATGATGAGGCTAGAAAGGGGTGATGAATATCATTTGACCTCCCTCCATTCTCAGTTTCTGAACAGTCCTTGAAATGAGTGGAACTGGGGGAAATGCATGGAGGAGGCCTAAATTCCACCACATTGAGAAACTATCTACTACAGTCTGCCCCCTTCTGGTCTCCTGGAGCAGTACATGGCAGCCTTCTTGGTGAGGAACATGGCAGAGAGGTACATTTTGTGAGTGCCCCAGATAAAGTTCCTGTGCTATGTGACCATGTAGCGTCCATTCTTGCGGTTGTAGTTGATTTAATCTATTTGCTGTCTGACTGTGGTTTTCTGGAAGATAGAAGGCTAGAGAAAAAATTCCTTGGGAAATTGCCCATTTCCGAATTGTGGAGGTTTCCAGAAAGAGcttgtgtaaaaaaacaaacaaacaaaaataaccaCAAACAATAACTTGCTGCCCCTTGTttgatataaaatataaaacacgATGGAAAgtaaagaccatacagcccatcAGGTCTGCGTATCCACGTTTCCTGTTCAACTTTATAGAGGCTTCTTctccctcagagattctctgtgctTGTTCTGTGTTTTCTTGAATTATGAGACTgtcctccacagggaggctgttccaagcATTGTCCACCTTCtcttataaagaaatatttccttagactaCTCCTGAgactacctcctttcaccctcatcccatgacccctagttcttgtgcctcctttccattgaaagagtccCACTCCTGTGCATTTAATctttgaaggtatttaaatgcctctctcatatctccccttgccttctccatatgctttatgaaGGGGGATCTTTGTCTtcggtttttattttgtttttcctgggaATTACGTGATtactaatgtttgggtacttgccaggtacttgtaacctggattggccactgttggaaacaggatgctgggctgatggaccctcggtctgatccagtaaggCAATAATAGCAGAGCAGTGCAATAAATATTCTGATGGATTTCCAGTATTTATTGAACTAGAACTGagccattaaaaaataaatgctcACTGACTGCAGAAACATTCTCTTCCCATC
Proteins encoded in this window:
- the TMEM233 gene encoding transmembrane protein 233 isoform X2 gives rise to the protein MSQNICNSEIKRALESSPETNIDDDEAPEPPMPSNYLLLTICACFCPAYPINIVAFVFSIMALNSYNQGDIEGSRRLGQNALWVAVAAIIIGLLVIAIYCTVHFTTH
- the TMEM233 gene encoding transmembrane protein 233 isoform X1, which encodes MSQNICNSEIKRALESSPETNIDDDEAPEPPMPSNYLLLTICACFCPAYPINIVAFVFSIMALNSYNQGDIEGSRRLGQNALWVAVAAIIIGLLVIAIYCTVHFTTHVV